The Haloferax sp. Atlit-12N genome window below encodes:
- a CDS encoding MBL fold metallo-hydrolase, which produces MKLQFLGGAEEVGRSAILVNDSLLLDYGMLTGNPPQFPVGSVDPDAVVVSHGHLDHVGTVPSLLSGDDWPAVHWTPPTDELARTLARDTLKLHGGSYNCPFTETHVRRMTQQSEHHDYGEAFEAAGHEVTFYNAGHIPGSAHVLVDDGETRLLYTADFHTDDQRLVSGTTDRPDADVVICESTYSDVEHDDRATVEERFVESVRTTVWEGGTVVVPAFAIGRTQELLMVLDAHDIDCYVDGMGTRVLQMLRNHPDYVRDAAALKRAKSNARIVSGRDGQRKRIARQNSVIVTTSGMLSGGPAMTYIPEIRGDPTNKICLTGYQVEGTPGRELVERGRCELNGGVVPVAARAEMYDFSAHADRHGLLSFLDDYRDAPVFVNHGDRCAAFAEELRADGYEAAAPEIGTTVEV; this is translated from the coding sequence ATGAAACTCCAGTTCCTCGGCGGGGCCGAGGAAGTCGGGCGCAGCGCGATTCTCGTCAACGACTCGCTGCTGCTCGATTACGGGATGTTGACCGGGAACCCTCCGCAGTTCCCCGTCGGCTCCGTTGACCCCGACGCCGTCGTCGTCTCGCACGGCCACCTCGACCACGTCGGGACGGTCCCCTCGCTTCTCTCGGGCGACGACTGGCCGGCGGTCCATTGGACGCCGCCGACCGACGAACTCGCTCGGACGCTCGCGCGCGACACGCTCAAACTCCACGGCGGGAGCTACAACTGCCCGTTCACCGAGACACACGTCCGGCGGATGACCCAGCAGTCGGAACACCACGACTACGGGGAGGCGTTCGAGGCCGCCGGCCACGAGGTCACGTTCTACAACGCGGGCCACATCCCCGGGAGCGCCCACGTCCTCGTCGACGACGGCGAGACCCGCCTGCTCTACACCGCCGACTTCCACACCGACGACCAGCGGTTGGTCTCGGGCACGACCGACCGCCCGGACGCCGACGTGGTCATCTGTGAGTCCACCTACTCCGACGTGGAACACGACGACCGCGCGACCGTCGAAGAGCGCTTCGTGGAGTCGGTGCGGACGACCGTCTGGGAGGGCGGCACCGTCGTCGTCCCCGCGTTCGCCATCGGCCGGACGCAGGAGCTTCTCATGGTGCTCGACGCCCACGACATCGACTGCTACGTCGACGGCATGGGGACGCGCGTGCTGCAGATGCTCAGAAACCACCCCGACTACGTCCGCGACGCGGCGGCGCTCAAGCGGGCGAAATCGAACGCCCGAATCGTCTCGGGCAGGGACGGCCAGCGAAAGCGCATCGCCCGACAGAACTCGGTTATCGTGACGACGAGCGGGATGCTCTCGGGCGGCCCGGCGATGACGTACATTCCCGAGATTCGGGGCGACCCGACGAACAAAATCTGTCTCACCGGCTATCAGGTCGAGGGGACGCCGGGCAGGGAACTGGTCGAACGCGGCCGGTGCGAACTCAACGGCGGCGTCGTCCCGGTGGCCGCCCGCGCCGAGATGTACGACTTCTCCGCCCACGCCGACCGACACGGGCTCTTATCGTTCCTCGACGACTACCGCGACGCCCCGGTGTTCGTCAACCACGGCGACCGCTGTGCGGCGTTCGCCGAGGAACTCCGCGCCGACGGCTACGAGGCCGCGGCTCCAGAAATCGGAACGACGGTCGAGGTCTGA
- a CDS encoding SHOCT domain-containing protein → MTTTNDSTRLAGIVLLALAALFALPVLFGMAGLGGGMPMGWGGGWMHDTWMHGGTGGTVPWWMWGMGLFGQLLVLAVVVGGGVLLFRALRDGDDGDDDALDELRRAYARGDIDDEEFDRRRERLERD, encoded by the coding sequence ATGACGACGACAAACGACTCGACGCGACTCGCGGGCATCGTCCTGCTCGCGCTGGCCGCGCTGTTCGCGCTTCCCGTCCTCTTCGGGATGGCCGGGCTCGGCGGCGGGATGCCGATGGGATGGGGCGGCGGCTGGATGCACGACACGTGGATGCACGGCGGGACCGGTGGGACCGTCCCGTGGTGGATGTGGGGGATGGGACTGTTCGGTCAACTGCTCGTCCTCGCGGTCGTCGTCGGCGGCGGCGTCCTCCTGTTCCGCGCCCTGCGCGACGGGGACGACGGAGACGACGACGCGCTCGACGAACTCCGCCGGGCCTACGCCCGCGGCGACATCGACGACGAGGAGTTCGACCGTCGCCGCGAGCGACTCGAACGCGACTGA
- a CDS encoding Lrp/AsnC family transcriptional regulator → MDERDVRLLKAIADLGTGSPEKLHEETDIPVSTIHYRLNNLKDDGVIENDLYDIDLEAFGLGVTVVVEVLADYSGSYEEVGNKLLEIEGVTQLYFTMGETDFIVVAHLADSDRVERLISDFEATPEVERTNSTFVISAMRDSHRALQSYTLETLLDELGIED, encoded by the coding sequence ATGGACGAACGCGACGTGCGCCTGTTGAAGGCCATCGCGGACCTCGGGACGGGCAGTCCCGAGAAGCTACACGAAGAGACAGACATCCCGGTCTCGACCATCCACTACCGCCTGAACAACCTGAAGGACGACGGCGTCATCGAGAACGACCTCTACGACATCGACTTAGAGGCGTTCGGACTCGGCGTCACCGTGGTCGTGGAAGTGCTGGCGGACTACAGCGGGTCGTACGAGGAAGTCGGAAACAAACTGCTGGAGATAGAGGGCGTCACGCAGCTCTACTTCACGATGGGTGAGACGGACTTCATCGTCGTCGCCCATCTCGCGGACTCCGACCGCGTGGAGCGCCTCATCAGCGACTTCGAGGCGACGCCGGAGGTCGAGCGGACGAACTCGACGTTCGTCATCTCCGCGATGCGCGACAGCCACCGGGCGCTCCAGAGCTACACGCTGGAGACGCTCCTCGACGAGTTGGGTATCGAGGACTGA
- a CDS encoding PAS domain S-box protein produces MPGRLNVLVVSGDAAVRERLATELPDSVGDATTEVRVSTADSLDAVHAVLERSRIDCLVVSTEVTDSEGRPLVSKLRDDGVPLVSFERSTPDEHDLDNLGHVVYDAARNTVGSLDHRALFEAVNVGLAVRNLETLELVDINQHYLNILGIDRASVIDTTPAHVTADVPGYDADRALDEVETAREEGEHAFTWPIENASGDTIWIRVSLTVAEISGRDRLISTVEDVTEERRRERELEAFKGAVDAVDAGVTITEDDRHVYVNQTAADICGCPDPESMLGTGWGHLHDESELERLRRTIPPALEADGKWQGEVAIRRPDDGDLVPVRFSITSLEGDRNVIVFQSLSDQKAREDELERNRDFLERTQRISKVGGWELDLVTDTLAWTDQTKRIHEVPLDYEPDVDDAIEFYASEERDRVRELVDRCRSEGVPWEDEFRLVTAEGSELWVRTRGEPVIRDGRVAALRGTIQDVTARRSRERELERTNAELEALNRIVRHDIRNDMAVVVGWAELLREHVDGEGADILSRILSTGRHTIEITEVARDLMETMSGGGVETRPMSLVNAVERELAVRREAFPNATFEVDGEVPDVAVRANPLIASVLGNLFNNAVQHNDGSTVVTVSATVDDDADMAVIRIADDGSGIPDARKSVVFGKGEKGLESTGTGLGLYLVHQLVDSFGGEVHFEDNEPTGTVVVVSLPLASAD; encoded by the coding sequence ATGCCTGGTCGGCTGAACGTCCTCGTCGTCAGCGGGGACGCCGCCGTTCGCGAGCGTCTCGCGACCGAACTTCCCGATTCGGTCGGCGACGCCACGACCGAGGTCCGCGTCTCGACTGCCGACAGCCTCGACGCGGTTCACGCGGTGCTCGAACGAAGTCGCATCGACTGTCTCGTCGTCTCAACCGAAGTCACCGACTCGGAGGGCCGACCGCTCGTCTCGAAGCTCCGCGACGACGGCGTGCCGCTCGTCTCGTTCGAGCGGTCGACCCCCGACGAACACGACCTCGACAACCTCGGGCACGTCGTCTACGACGCCGCCCGTAACACCGTCGGGTCGCTCGACCATCGCGCGCTCTTCGAGGCCGTCAACGTCGGCCTCGCGGTTCGCAACCTCGAAACGCTCGAACTCGTCGACATCAACCAACACTACCTGAACATTCTCGGCATCGACCGGGCGTCGGTCATCGACACGACCCCCGCTCACGTCACGGCGGACGTTCCCGGCTACGACGCCGACCGCGCCCTCGACGAGGTCGAGACCGCCCGCGAGGAGGGCGAGCACGCCTTCACGTGGCCCATCGAGAACGCGTCGGGCGACACCATCTGGATTCGCGTCAGCCTCACCGTCGCCGAGATTTCGGGGCGGGACCGACTCATCTCGACGGTCGAGGACGTAACCGAAGAGCGCCGCCGCGAACGCGAACTCGAGGCGTTCAAGGGCGCGGTCGACGCCGTCGACGCCGGCGTCACCATCACCGAGGACGACCGACACGTGTACGTCAACCAGACCGCGGCCGACATCTGCGGCTGCCCGGACCCCGAGTCGATGCTCGGGACGGGCTGGGGACACCTCCACGACGAGTCGGAACTCGAACGCCTGCGGCGGACGATTCCACCCGCGCTCGAAGCCGACGGCAAGTGGCAAGGCGAGGTGGCGATTCGCCGGCCCGACGACGGCGACCTCGTTCCGGTCCGGTTCTCCATCACGTCTCTGGAAGGCGACCGGAACGTCATCGTCTTCCAGAGCCTCTCCGACCAGAAGGCCCGAGAGGACGAACTCGAACGGAACCGCGACTTCCTGGAACGCACCCAGCGCATCTCGAAGGTCGGCGGCTGGGAACTCGACCTCGTGACCGACACGCTGGCGTGGACTGACCAGACGAAGCGCATCCACGAGGTGCCGCTCGACTACGAGCCGGACGTCGACGACGCCATCGAGTTCTACGCCTCCGAGGAGCGAGACCGGGTCCGCGAGCTGGTGGACCGCTGTCGGTCCGAGGGCGTCCCGTGGGAAGACGAGTTCCGACTGGTCACCGCCGAGGGGTCAGAGCTGTGGGTCCGCACGCGGGGCGAACCGGTCATCCGCGACGGCCGGGTGGCGGCGCTCAGAGGGACGATACAAGACGTGACCGCCCGCCGCTCCCGAGAGCGCGAACTCGAACGGACGAACGCCGAACTGGAGGCGCTCAACCGAATCGTCCGCCACGACATCCGCAACGACATGGCCGTCGTCGTCGGCTGGGCGGAGCTACTCCGAGAACACGTCGACGGAGAGGGCGCGGACATTCTCTCGCGCATCCTCTCGACGGGACGCCACACTATCGAGATAACCGAGGTCGCCCGCGACCTGATGGAGACGATGAGCGGCGGCGGCGTCGAGACGCGCCCGATGTCGCTCGTGAACGCCGTCGAGCGCGAACTCGCGGTCCGCCGCGAGGCGTTCCCGAACGCGACGTTCGAGGTCGACGGCGAGGTTCCGGACGTGGCGGTGCGCGCGAACCCGCTCATCGCGTCGGTGCTCGGCAACCTCTTCAACAACGCCGTCCAGCACAACGACGGCAGCACCGTCGTCACCGTCTCGGCGACCGTGGACGACGACGCCGACATGGCGGTCATTCGTATCGCCGACGACGGTTCGGGTATCCCCGACGCACGGAAGTCGGTCGTCTTCGGGAAGGGCGAAAAGGGGCTCGAAAGCACCGGTACCGGCCTCGGGCTCTATCTCGTCCACCAGTTGGTCGACTCGTTCGGCGGCGAGGTCCACTTCGAGGACAACGAACCCACGGGTACGGTCGTCGTCGTCTCGCTCCCGCTCGCGTCGGCGGACTGA